From the Rhinatrema bivittatum chromosome 7, aRhiBiv1.1, whole genome shotgun sequence genome, one window contains:
- the LOC115094988 gene encoding arylamine N-acetyltransferase, pineal gland isozyme NAT-3-like has product MDLEEYFSRIHYHGPYTRLDLDTLTEILQHHIRAVPFENLSIHCGETIELNIEATYAKIVQKNRGGWCMENNHLLSWVLKTMGYDITLLGANVYMSSEEGYCPTICHLMVRVVINGNSYLVDGGFGASYQMWEPMELVSGKAQPQTPGVFFLTEANGIWYLGKMRRKQYLPDPSFLYSSLVEEDDYKKLYSFTLMPRAIEEFQAVSTYLQTAPGSLFTNKSICTLQLADGLRALIGWTLCEIKYNYKENVDQMEFTTVEDKDIEKTLKEKFNLTLERKFTPVNNKITILKYTL; this is encoded by the coding sequence ATGGATTTAGAAGAATATTTCAGCAGAATCCATTATCATGGACCTTACACAAGATTGGACTTGGACACACTGACTGAAATCTTGCAGCATCACATCAGAGCGGTTCCATTTGAAAATCTCAGCATCCACTGTGGGGAAACCATTGAACTGAACATAGAAGCCACTTATGCCAAAATTGTGCAGAAAAACCGTGGTGGCTGGTGCATGGAGAATAACCATCTCTTGTCCTGGGTGCTGAAAACAATGGGGTATGATATAACACTTCTAGGGGCAAACGTTTACATGTCTTCAGAGGAGGGCTACTGTCCTACCATATGTCATCTCATGGTCCGGGTGGTTATCAATGGTAACTCCTATCTCGTTGATGGTGGTTTTGGGGCTTCTTACCAAATGTGGGAGCCTATGGAGCTGGTTTCGGGAAAGGCCCAGCCTCAGACTCCTGGTGTTTTTTTCCTAACTGAAGCCAATGGGATTTGGTATTTAGGCAAAATGAGACGGAAGCAATATCTTCCCGACCCAAGTTTCTTATATTCTAGTCTCGTAGAGGAAGACGATTACAAGAAACTGTACAGCTTTACCCTCATGCCACGAGCTATTGAGGAATTCCAGGCCGTTTCTACATATCTGCAGACAGCGCCAGGCTCCCTGTTCACAAATAAATCCATTTGCACGCTCCAGCTTGCTGATGGGCTTCGAGCCCTGATTGGCTGGACACTGTGTGAGATTAAATACAATTACAAGGAGAACGTGGACCAGATGGAGTTCACAACTGTTGAAGATAAAGACATAGAGAAAACACTGAAGGAGAAATTTAATTTAACACTAGAAAGGAAATTTACCCCAGTTAACAATAAGATCACAATACTAAAATACACACTTTAA